Genomic segment of Sarcophilus harrisii chromosome 4, mSarHar1.11, whole genome shotgun sequence:
cctaccgcgagctttctctttcttatctcgcgatgggacggctcatcctccggaggttttcaataaacaacttttctgccttctactgagtaatctctgagtagtcattttgggtaaggatcttctacatccctcacactaagaaaaacatttaataaatgttatacaGTCCAGGAGCATCTCCTTCCATTCCAATTCTGAACCTGAAAAACCAGACCGACTTCAAACGGGTATATgacctattttacagaaaaggaaagggagactaAATTTCTCCAAGCCTACAGAAGCTACAACTTGCAGTTCgtgtttcatttttcatctccCACACTGTCAGGTAGGCAGGTCACATAATGTAATTTCAATcatccttagtttcctcctctgtaaaatgagaatggtaatagcatctactttatttttttttaatgttagttgttttatttatttatttatttttgttataactttttatttacaagatatatgcatgggtaatttttcagcattgacagtcgcaaaaccttttgttccaatttcccccctccttccccccaccccctcccccagtacatgttaaatatgtcagagtctaaattaaacacaatatacgtatacatgtccatacagttatttaaCAGCATCTACTTGagaagattgttgtgaagatgcAATAAGATGACACACGCACGatctcttccctccccattccTCATCCACCTTGGGGTTTTGGATGGGATTACAGTTCCGTGTTAGAGTCGGGGACCGAGTTCGAGATCAGAGTTCGCAGTAGAGCCTGCATTAGATTTGAGGTCAGGATTATGAGATTAGGGTTACTATCAAGTTTAGGGTTGTGTGTGGGATAGGATTGCGGTGCTATTATGTACATCTGAGAGTTCACAGATCTCATTGCTAGCAGCCTGCCTCTCACATCTCACCTTGATCTTTCCATGACATTTTGTTTGCAGCTCTGATCGACGATATTTTAAAATCGTATTTGCACGCACTGACTCGTAAAGCAATGTGTAATTAAAAAGTTAACaaggatataaaaaacaaaacacataggTGGCGGGAAAACTTCTCCCCGTACAtgtaagcaattaaaaaaattatacgtGTGCGCGCGCGCGCTACCTCCGCAGACAGAGAGGGTGTAGAAGAACGCGGCACAAGCGGCGCATCAGCGTGCCTGCCTTCTTCCTACAGCTCCTCCGGAACCGCTCGCTCTATGCTTTATCATCCTGGCCAACTTGGCAGGAAACCTCACAGCTGACTCAATTCACAAAACCAAGTTGGGAATCTGTTTTTTACGGAGAAGAAAAGCGCGGAGCCGGGAAATGGCCTAAAATCCAGCCCAGCGCTCCTCCTCCTCCGATCCAGGATCCCTCGCGCCGAGGGGCGCCGGCTCGTCAGCGGGGTCGGAACCGGGACAAAAAGCGCGGGAACTGGTCGGCTGCACAGAGAAAAGCGGGGTTCGAGTCCTCGCTTTGATACGTTCCCGATGTCACTCTGAGCCCCTCACTGACGTTCTCCTAGTGAGACCCGCGCGTCTGGGGGATGAGCTCCGCTGCTTTTTAGCTTCCGCAGGCGCGCGGCTCAGGCGGCGCGCCTGCCTCCGACCCTCGGCCGGGTCTGACCACGCGCAGGCGCGTGTGCGTGCGCGCGCGCGCGTATTCGGTGGCGCACCCCCCAAccctccccccgcccctccccccgcccctccccccgcctCTGCTCACTACCGACGCGGCACAGAAGTCACGCCGCCGGGGCACCAGGAGCACGCGAGGGCGCGTGCGTCCGGGGAGGGCGATGAGGTAACGCTGGGTCTGGGCGGGCACGCGCGCGCGCGCTCTGGCAGCCCCGGGCGTCCCCGCTTCCCAGGCTCTGAGACCCCGCCCTCCGCGGCTCGGCTCAGCGGGGGCCGGGCCGGAACTGCGTAGCTGCCGGTGCTCCGGCCCTTCCCGGTCGGCGCGGCCATGGGCTCCGCGCTCGCGGCCCTCCTCCTGCTGCCGTCCCTGGGACTCGTGTTCCTGGGCCTGTGGCCAGAGCCAGGTCAGTGCCGACGGGCGGGCGCGCGCCCGTGCAAGAGAGGCCTGCGGACCTAAgccgcccctcccccctccccagcctgGGCGCCCggtccctccttcccctccccccccacctgaTCCTTAAACCGCGGGAAGCCTTGACTCGGAGCTGGCAGGGACCCTGGAGGCTTTCAGGTGCAGCTCTCCGCTTTTACAGAGCGGGAAACGGAGGCCCGGAAGGGTGCAGCCACTTAGCCACGGAGCTGGGCTGGAAACGCGCCCCTGCAGGCTCCGAAAACGGATGTCCTGAACTCAGTGTAAAGAGCTCGGCTCGTATAGGACCTCAGGCCCACTTAGCCAGCTAGGTGACGCCGGCCGAGTAACGTCTCGGTTTCCGCGTCTGAAAAGTGGGGATTCTAATAGCGCCGAGCTGCCAGGGGCTTGTGAGGATAAAGAGAAGCAGAGTGGAACATGAGACTAGTTATATCCAAACTCCTTGGCTTTAGAGATCCTCCCCCGAGCCCGTTCTGGAATACCTCCGCGTCGGAGGAACTGGCTTCTCCACGTCCCCAGATCGCTCCCTTTGCGGCCCGGAGACTGAGCCTTTGCCTACCCAGGCTTAGGACATCCCTCATCCTTTCTCTGGACCTCTTTGCATGCTTTAAGGGGCAGTTGAAGGGCCCTCTGATCTAAATTTCTCCCTCTCGCCTTTATTTCCCCCCAGCctcaaataacaattttttttttttttttgaaacatgcGGTGATCCTGTACATGTGATCTGTGCTTTGCCTCTTGGGTAGCGAGTTCCCTGATACCCTGTCTCACCTAAACGGTTTTTTTcctaagtaaaatattttattgataattttttatattactgtCAATCTCCCATGACTCCTTCCCCTATAGAACTGTCCTTTGCAATAAATTCTGTcatattgttcagttgtttttctttgtgaccccaacaTGGACAACTTTATATAATGGTTATCTTGTTGCTTTTATCTGCTCAGGAGGCGTCagaggggatagagggagagaatttgaaactttgaataaaaaaaaatgctaataaacttttttttttttttttttttaaatagagacaGATGGAATTAAACTTTGTGCCTCCACTAGTACCTAGCACAGTCCTCAAGCATACTGTAGGCTCCAGGGGTCCTCACACTACCGGTAGCTCaccggccagatgcagcagctgaggacagttatccccctcacccagggctatgaagtgtttttatttaaaggcccacaaaacaaagtttttgtttttactatagtccggcccccaacagtctgagggacaatgaactggccccctatttaaaaagtttgaggacccctgctgtaGACATTGAATTAATGTgtatgaatggataaatgaatttcCCCTTGCATTATGTTTATTGTGTCATAGCCCAGGTTAGTTCTGTCTTTCATCTTGCAGGCAGTGGGCAAGATGACAGCATGGTCCAGCTACCAGGTGGGACATTCCGGATGGGGACAAATTCCCCAGATGGCAAAGACGGGGAAGGGCCTACTCGGGAAGTAACAGTAAAGTCCTTTGCCATTGACAAATACCCTGTCACCAACAGAGATTTCAGGTATGGCATCCACTCTTATGGTCAAAGTACTTTCTCATTAATCCTCTTCTTTCTTAATCCACATATCTATGGCAAAGAACACTGAAAggtttttataaagcactttcacatttatcatttcatttcacCTTTATTTTCATAACAGCATAAGGAAACTTGTTTCCCTCCTTTTGTAAGACAAATATGTGAACCAGGGatggataaagtaaaaaaagagaattatagaccATTATCATTAATAActatcaattaaaaatttttaggaTTTGGATAAGGAAGTTGGGAAATTTAAGGGActtgaatgaatgcatgaatagaaaaaaaatttattgtgtctgctgtgctaagtgctggaaaaaAACTCAAAAGTGAAATAATGTTATCATCTTacagtttacattctaattggggagacaataTATAGAGGGAAGTGGTAGCCAGGAAAGGAAGTTTTGGTCTGGGGGATGTTAGGTTTAGTAAGTAGAACCATAGGACAATCATTTTGGGAAGCAATGGCAATACCAATTCAGTAACTGAGAGCAGGAGATGTGATGTGCATGGACCAACAGAATAAATGGCAAGGTGTCCTAGATGGATAGCTAGGTGGGATGGAAAGCCCTGTTTGGTTTGGTGCCTTGTGGGTAGAATGGGCTACATGAACTTTTACTCATTCACCAATCAACACAGCTTAACTCGGGGTAGAAATTCTGAAACAGCATATCAAATGTCCCAGGGACCAAAGGTCCCTTTGAACTTGCCGGAGCTCACATAGAGAATTCATAGGAAAAAAGTCAAGTATCCTGACTGATTGGCTGGTATACTTAACATGAGCACATCCCTGAGGGACCTGGGCAAACGTCTGCCAACCAGAAAATCCCTGTCAACCCAGAAgtcagaaagaatgagaaggaataTCTAGGGAGACTAACATCTGGACTGAGGGGTTGATGGGCTTTGGCTCTATCAGAAGCTTATCCAGATTTCACAGAATCtctagggagaaggaaaaaggtcATATCAGGGATCCAAATAATCAAcatatttaatgtttaaaaataaaaataaaaatgtcctcATACTTTACCATCTCAGTTAATACCCTCTACACACATATAGTGTCTAAAGGTTTACAAAATCCTTTCCTTTTGTcctatttgtattattattcccatttcccatttttagCTTAAATAGGGAAAGAAACTTGCCAAGGCCAAAAACAGCTATCAAATGACTCAATTGGAAATTGAGTCGATAGTTCTAGCAGTTCTCTTCATCAGTGTTATTTTAATGACCTGCCATTCAGTCTCTGAGAAGCAGCTCAACTGTTGCCTCTTTCATGGAGTTTTTCCTAATCCCCTTTTTTTGCACCCCACTCTCAacaagtatgattttttttttaaatgaatattataattatttaacatgtaattttggagaaaataaaatattaaatgaaataaataccaCACAAAGTTAACTAGACTCTGATCTAATAGTGCCTAATAATCAGCAATGGCCAAAACCAGttctaattataatttataaaaatattaagcaattttattggaacaagaggtttggcaattgttaatgctgtaaagttacccatgtatatatcctgtaaataaaaggctattaaatttaaaaaaaataattaagcaattttagaatttcataattaatatattcattataGTGTACCCTGGCtggtttttctattttccccaaattgAGCATTGCCATTCACATCATAGTgtgaattatttcataaaatcgctttttatttcctttgttatttgttttcagttgtgtctgactctttgtgaccccttttgggactttttttttttttttaataactttttattgacagagcccatgcctgggtaattttttacaacattatcccttgcactcacttctgttccgatttttcccctccctccctccaccctctccccaagatatgcaagcagtcctatacatgttaaataggttacaatagATCAACAAGTATGATTttgaatgtatacacacacacacacgaaaaaaTTATCAGATACTCTCTTCTCAAAAAAACCTTTGTTGTtgtgttcaatcatgtccaattctttgtgacctcaagGACCACAATGCACTAATACCATTTGTTGTCaatggcttttttgtttgtttgtttttttgaacaAAAATACTGTAGCAATTGTGTCATTTTTTCTCCAGAGGAAAACAAgagtctagggtcacacaactagtatctaaggccagatttgaactcaggttttcctgactccaggcccagcattcttaTCCAATGAaacatctagctgcctccaaaaaacaaacaaatccagtTCAATAAATGTATAGAGTCTTCTGATTGCTCTAGTGATTCATGCATCTCTTTTGCTCCCATGACCTTCtacattgttataattattgaTGCACATCTCTCATTTCCCAAACCAGAGTGTAAGATGCTTGAGGGCAGGACCTGTCTTAGTCCTCTCTGGATCCTCACAGTGGATTCAGCGCAGTACCTTCCATTTAGGAGGCACTCgggaaatgtttgttgaacaaaTGAATTCCTCAACCTGAATGACGGGCCAGGCAACATTTCTCCTCCCAGGGAATTTGTCAGGCAGAAGAAGTACCAGACGGAAGCTGAATCATTTGGGTGGAGTTTTGTCTTTGAAGACTTAGTATCTGatgagctgaaaaagaaagtGACCCAGAAGCTGGAGGTAAGAGGGGTCAGTGGTGGTGTGGTGGGTGAGTAGGTGGGAAATGGGGGAGGGCACAATGAGCAGGGCAAGAGCTAGGGAGGACCACGGAGGCAGGGGTGGCCCATCATAAAGAATCAGGTCTTAGAATCAGGCACAGTTGAGACTGAGGCCTAAACTCTTCCTTCAAATGATTCCTAAAGTCTCTCCTGCTCCTAACATGTGCATCACATCATGGGAAATCAAGGGTTAGAGAGAAAGAGCACACAGATCACAAGAGCTACCTGAGCCCATTCCCATTTTTTCAActtggaagaaaataaagtgatGAAAAGCAAAGAACTCGATGGGATATGAAAACGAAAAAGGTCATCTGGTCTAGAGCACCCTGTCAGGACAAGCTTGTCTTGAGGGGAGCCTATCCAGGTGCAGAGAAGGAGCAGCAAGACCTTCAGGAAGGAGAATGCACTATTTGCACCCTCCTGTTTGAGTCCCCATGGCTTCTGCCCCTGGATAAGTTCAGGGGCGGGGATGAGAGGTGGCAGGCCAACATGGGGGAGCAGGACAGCTCAGCTCAAGAGCTACGACTCAGTTGGTCCTTTTGTCTGTTTGCAGTCTGCACCCTGGTGGCTCCCAGTGGAGAAGGCATTCTGGAGGCAGGTGAGCTTGGCCTGAGTTCCCTTCTCCCTAATTTCTGCCCTGTGTGGTCCCATTTTGGAGGCTGGCCTCCTTTCCCAGAAGCAATAACCAGTGTGGATGACAGAATAATTCAGGTGAAGTATGTGAGCCAAAGgaattgggtttgaatcctagctGTTGATTAGAAATGTGGCCTGAGGCAAGATACTTTTTTAGTCCCCAGTTTCTTCTTTCATGAGACGAGAATCGTtagggtcctttccagctctaaatcctgttATTCTGGGACTAAGTAGCCAAACAGGCATTATTCTTTCTTATCCTAGTCTGCTGGTATCCTGATTTGAAACCCAACTATGTCGCTTCCTGCCTGTATGACTGTTGGGAAGGTTCTGTCCTTTTCTGGGTGTCATGTGCATATTGCACCTCAAAGTCTGGAAGCTCCGAAGCTGTGACCCTTCCTTGTCTCCCTGTTTTCCTCACCTGCAAGATGGGAGGAACAATACTCCCATGACCTGAGAATAGGATGGCTGTGCCAGAAGCACTCAGGAAGCCTGAAAAGGCTATGGAAATGGGTTTTTGTTATCTCCTTTCTGTTGCTCCCCTATCCCTCAatactttttctcttctgttctgtGAAATGGTGAAAGCCTGGCCTAAATACATCTCCAGgtgtctcccctcccccttcctgccCAATCAGCCTGCAGGTCCAGGCTCTGGCATCCGAGAGCGCTTAGACTTCCCTGTGCTGCACGTGAGCTGGAACGATGCCCGAGCTTTCTGTGCCTGGCGAGGCAAGCGACTGCCTACCGAAGAGGAGTGGGAGTTTGCTGCCCGGGGAGGGCTGAAGGGTATGTCATTCTTTCTCCACATGAAGGGATGGGGAGCAAGAGTCCTGGGTTTGGGCCAgagtagctgtgtgacattgggcaagggCATCTGAGCTGCACCCATGGATGCTTTGTCTCCCCAAGAAGTCCAGCCTTCCAAAGGCATATGCTTAGGGGGCTGGTGTGTAGAGTTTGATAGGCAGAATCTTGTGGGTTCTCTTAGAttcatcctcttctctcccctcacaCGGCCTCACCCTCTTTCTGGCTTTTGTACCTGTGTGGTCCCATTCTGGAAGTAGATGAGCTTGCTTGACTTCTGAGCTGGAGACAGGCAAGTTTGGCTTCTTAGTTCCCTTCTAATTTCTGCCCCATAAGGTCCCATTTTGGAAGTCTGACCTCCTTTCCCAGAGGAGTAATTGGGAATTGTCTGGGTAattgctctttctctctccaaactATCCCTTACACATCTGGCAAAATCATACCAATCTGACCATATCACTGCCCTACTCAGACACCTTCGCTGGCACCCcattgctttcagaaaaaaaaaaatcaatctgtaCTTCTTAGCCTGGCAGGTAAGGCCCTCCACAATCTATATCCTGTTGAATTGAATAAAGAACCAGGACAGATAACatcctctccatccctctctttctcctgaccctttcctttttttctacttctccctctccttccttttaccttctgttcttccttccccctctgcTCCCCAGCCTCCTTCCCTACTCACTCATTACTTCCCCTTCAACTCTCCCTCTcacatttactttcttttccctgttttctttctcccttttaccattttcttcctcttgaacTTCTTACtctgctgattttttcttttgtcccttttcctcatctcttttcacTTTTCGGCAGGTCGAGTGTATCCCTGGGGGAACCAGTTCCAGCTGAACCGCACCAACCTGTGGCAGGTAAGACTCACCATAACTGCCTCTCCTGCGGCAGAGGCTTCTGGGGCTAGGAAGGCCTCCCATCTCCCTTTTCATTCTGGCATACTCCCAGAACATCAGGTGGTGCCAGCCGCGTACTGAGGTGGGAGCTCCTAGGTCTGAAACCCAAACTTAGCCTTTCTCCCAGGGAATGGTGGACGGCCTGGCCCTGGCCTGCCTGCGCACTCATGGAAAAGCTCTGATCCTGACTTCTTTCTTCCCAGGGCAAGTTTCCCCAGGCTGATACAGCTGAGGATGGTTTCCATGGAGCCTCGCCCGTAGATGctttccctccccaaaacaaCTATGGTAAAGCCAATTAGCACAAAGCACATAGTACCACAGATTCTCAAGCTTTTTTCCCCATGTGGGGCTTATTCCTATATGGCCCAACCCTGGGAGTCCCAAATTATTCTAGGAAGAGAAAATCCTCAAAACTTCCCTGGAGAGGGGAATGAGGGGTGGTGTTGGGCTGATAGATGCAGTCTTGACTGCTGAGCCGGGTCTGCCACCATTCATCAGGACTCTATGATCTCATGGGCAACGTGTGGGAGTGGACAGCATCCACATATGAACCTCCCATACCCGGCCAAGACAAGAAAGTTCTGAGGGGAGCATCCTGGATTGACACAGCAGAAGGCTCAGCCAACCACCGAGCCCGAGTCACCACCAGGTAAGAACGTGACTCCTATTCCAGAGGAAGAGAAGGGCCTGGAGTTTATTGTAGCAGTAGTAAGGGAAAGGGTGCTGAACTTGGAGACAAAGAACTCGAGTATTAACCTTGGATTAGCCATACCTTTCTGGATCTTggtttttctcatctgcaaaatgagagaccTGTGCTGGATGATGACCATTAAGATCTTTCCTAGAATCATGATCCAGAAGGGGAACAAGCAAAGCTGGTACCTCCTTACGCTAGTTTCCTGGGTCGGTCTAGTGCGCACCAAGTTTCCAGAAAGTCAGGAAGCTTAGAATGCAGGGCCTTCAGGTCCCATGTTCATGTTATTCTGCCTTCTGatttcccccctctcctcccccccagtTCACTCTTGTCCAAAGTGGCTGAGTAGGGGTTTAGTCAGTGATCATATCACTAAATTTAGAGGTAGTAGCTGGTTTGAccccctcactttatagatgaagaaactgaaacccagggaAGTTAATGTAATTTATATGATCTtagggatcatctagtccaatctcattttacagataaggagattgAGACCCCAGGAAACCAAGGGGATCCCAAGGACAGAAAAACAGTGAGCAGCACAAGTGGCTCCTAGGTCTTCTGACCTGgcatgacttgtccaaagtcacatggtCAGTGCTCTCTTAATACACGTCTAAGACTTCACACTTTTACCCTCCCAGTAGTGAGGCATTTACTATTGAGTAAATGTACTGTGTAGTCCTGGGAAGGTGGACAGACTAGTGGGAGGTCCCCAGAAAGGGGCAGAACTATCCTCAGTGAAGGGATCATCCATCCAATGGGATGAACACATGCCTTACAGCATTGTTCCCAGGACAAGCTGTGGGTGGATAGTCCCTGAGATGTTACCTGGTACAATCGGGGGAAAATGAAACTCCAGGAGGACAAAGGACTTGCCAGAATTCCTAGAACAAATCAAGAAGTATGGATTTTTTGAAGACTCTAAGCTTCAGTGAACTGAATGAGTTTCTCAGAGCAGGCTCTTACTCTTCAGGTGAGGGGGGGAAGTGCTATCTCAAATCTTGATCCTTGACTATTTTCTTTCTGCTCTGATGGCAGGATGGGCAACACTCCAGACTCTGCCTCAGACAATCTGGGATTCCGTTGTGCAGCTAGCCCAGGCCGGCCTCTTGGGGAACTATGACCAGAGATCAAGAGACAAGGGAAACAATCCCCTGTGACCCTGCCCCCTGGCCAGCCAATGCCTTATCAACACAACATCGGGCCTAGATGAAGGAACAGCTGGAGTGACTCCAAACTATACCCTGACCACATCAGTCATTCTGCCTGTCTCAATCCCCACTTCCCAGTCCCCACTGAGTCCCACTGTGCTGAGCATTCTAATGCTAAAAATGACCAGGACCTACAAGACTAGGCCCACCCCCAACTCAGGGAACCAAAATCCTCAGTATTAACTGTAGTTTAAGGATGACAAACACATGTTCCTGCacattaaatggaaaaagaaagcttaTAGCTAAGATTTGTGGATTGTTGAAAATGGATTGGATCTTTAATACCATGGAGTACAGAAGTTCTCAACCTAATTTAGCTATATAATACAGATTTGGGTCTTGATATGTATTTGTTGGAACTCTAAAGTAGTTCTCCAGAGGGTAGGGGTTGAAGGATATGAGATTATGAAATATTCTCTGAAAattaagggaggggaaagggaaaatctTGGAATGAAATTTAGTTTTTCCATGTcaaaaattattgtattttagACATTTCATCATTTACACCAATATTATAGAGCAGTATTAGCATATTTTAAGAGGGAAGAATAGCTTTATTCCTAATGAAATGTCTAATAGTATTGTGTCATTTCTAGTTTTAGAACCTACttcccaaggtggttgtgaggatccaGTCAAAAGTCCTTAACATACAGTAGGCAGTATTTgcccattccttttctttccccttctgtgGAATCCAATTTGGTTATCGATGGTCTTATATAAGCCCCTCATTTGACAAGTGGGGAAACTGGAGCTCAGGGAAAGTGACCACCCCAAAGCCAGCAGACAGAACTAATCCTTTTTTCATTCAGTACCGAGTAGCTTCCTCTACTAGGCAGAAGTTACCAAGAGACTGTAGGTAGTTAACAAGAGAAGTGCCCAAAAGACTGTTACTGGAGAGACTGTAGGTAGGCAGGGATTAGGAATGCCCAGATATGCAGTGACACCAGGGCAGGAAGCAGAGTCCATGCTTCCCCATGTTCACCCTCCCAGATTTCAGGTTGGGTTCCTAATTAGCAGAGGGGGACACCCTGCCTCTTCCCTGGAAAACCCAGTAAGAGGGCACCCAGGGAGGCAGCCTTAAGTCAGTACAAATCCTTTCCT
This window contains:
- the SUMF2 gene encoding inactive C-alpha-formylglycine-generating enzyme 2, which encodes MGSALAALLLLPSLGLVFLGLWPEPGSGQDDSMVQLPGGTFRMGTNSPDGKDGEGPTREVTVKSFAIDKYPVTNRDFREFVRQKKYQTEAESFGWSFVFEDLVSDELKKKVTQKLESAPWWLPVEKAFWRQPAGPGSGIRERLDFPVLHVSWNDARAFCAWRGKRLPTEEEWEFAARGGLKGRVYPWGNQFQLNRTNLWQGKFPQADTAEDGFHGASPVDAFPPQNNYGLYDLMGNVWEWTASTYEPPIPGQDKKVLRGASWIDTAEGSANHRARVTTRMGNTPDSASDNLGFRCAASPGRPLGEL